In Xylanibacillus composti, the genomic stretch GCGCCTTCCTACCGCACCATCCAGCCGCCATCGACGCAAAGCACATGGCCGCTCATATAATCGGAAGCGGAAGAGGCCAGGAAGACCACCGGACCGGCAAGATCCTCAGGCTCGCCCCAACGGCCTGCAGGAATGCGCTCCACAATTTGCCGATTGCGCGCCTCGTCCGCCTGCAGCGCTGCAGTGTTGTCCGTGCTCATATATCCCGGAGCGATGGCGTTCACCTGAATGCCCTTGGCCGCCCATTCGTTGGCGAACGCTTTCGTCAGTCCGGCTACCGCATGCTTGCTGGCAGTATAGCCTGGTACGGTAATCCCTCCCTGGAAGGAAAGCATGGAGGCGATATTGATGATCTTGCCGCTGCCTTGCGCAAGCATCTCCCTGCCAGCCAGCTGGCAAAGCACAAAAACGGCATTCAAATTGACATCCAGCACGTCCTGCCAATCCTCGTACG encodes the following:
- the kduD gene encoding 2-dehydro-3-deoxy-D-gluconate 5-dehydrogenase KduD, with translation MNWFDLTGKTAIVTGAGRGLGKAIAAGLAQAGADVALVTSRTSAEQTKQLVEQHGRRAHIVQCDVSDRDQLPLLIAEVKRVFGRIDILVNNAGVIRRTPAAEHAYEDWQDVLDVNLNAVFVLCQLAGREMLAQGSGKIINIASMLSFQGGITVPGYTASKHAVAGLTKAFANEWAAKGIQVNAIAPGYMSTDNTAALQADEARNRQIVERIPAGRWGEPEDLAGPVVFLASSASDYMSGHVLCVDGGWMVR